The genomic window tcatgtttttataatcaacTGTTTCAACATTAAATCCAAGGGTAGGAATCATAGTCATAAATTCATTTTGCTTCAATTTGAAAAGTACACTAGTTTTTCCTGCTCCATCTAATCCTAAAGTAACTACACGAATTTCCATTTTTGGTCCAATATGCACTCTATTATCCTACagcaattaaacaattaattggtattataaattataaattattaagtactcACTTTTGTAAAAGTTATAGGTATACTGGGATCAGGTTGTAATTGTTCTGGACCAAGTTCAGTAAACATctgtttatgtttttcaataacatttagAGCTTGATTAATATCTGCACTAGCAGATATGACACGGAAATCATCCTGCCGAACAGCTTGCTCACATTGCACACATATGACAGCCACTTGTGATAACGATGATGCTAAATCTTCTTGTAAACTTCTCAGTGAGCCTAATCTTTCTCTTACATGTGTATCAACAGCACTTAAAGCAGCAGCTTCTTGTACTTGTAATGTTTCGCGAAGATGTTGGAAATACAATTGAACTCTAGCGCGAGCTAAAGAACATGTGCCCGGATTACTTTCTTCATCAACTGAACCATTTGAATCCAAACCTTCTAAACGTATCATTACTTGatctgaaaaatttaattatttataatattaataataaataattttaatttaatgttactatattccaattattatttattacaaatttgaaaaaaaaaaaatgtatacaaatagttCTTTGTTCCTAATATTAGAACATTACATACGCTTACCTAATCTTTGAATAGTGTCATTCATTTCTTCCATTAAATTACGCATCAAAGGTCCAGcactttttacttttgatcgTATATTTTCAGCTTCAGTTTCTACTAGTGTATGCTAAAATATgcatagtatatgtataagcataacaattaatatttgatcagACATTTCTTAAGAGTTAGGTGTAATTGTATGTGATGTACCcattttacaaacatatagCATATCAAATTTGCGTTTAgcagaatcaattttttatcattaactttaatatttaaacgaattgaccaattattaaatttaatggttgGAATACGATATAAGTGCAtcacaggtttttttttatcttgaagagttataaacattttaaaattgtaatacttaatatagttattaacttaatttaaaaataaaatatcaatataaaccTTTGATGTATTCTAggctttaaatttgatatgaaattaatggacgtttgtatatatacattttattatattaaaaaactaatgttGACAACACAAAATTGGTACTTTAGAGTTTAATGAATCGATATGTTGTATGTTTGTAAGATAGAGATAAAACACATGACTATGGTATTttcttaatacaataataccttATGATTTTTATGTGTCCCATAATCTTTACACACAAAACACATTAAGGGAGGTGATGGTTGATGACAATTATCTTGCAAACAAGTAAACTCAGCTACATGAGAAGGATGTAATGGGCATCGAGGTCTTTCTTGTGGTTTTTCTGATAATGGAACACGGCGGTGTTTAGCTAATGTTCGAGTACTATGAGTTTCTTcagaacaataaaaacataaatttgtaCAGCATATAGTGCAATACAGAACAGCaatatgattttcattttcatcgcaaataatatgcaactgtaaattaaacaatatactaaagttataaaaaatttcaaattaatatatttttgcttgttacagtaggtatattacttgtttttctttttccatTGCTTCAGCATTAAAGTATGAGTTAATATTCATTTCTGCTTTATTGTTTCTTTGTAAACGTTCAAGCAATTCTAATAATgcaaaattcttttttaagcCCCAAACTCCAGAGGGTCCTATAGGGGTTATTTGTCTGTCAAATGGACATTGAACTGAAGAACATTGTTGATATAAACGTATCAAACATGAATGACAAATTGTATGTCCACAATAGAGTAAACGTGGAACCTTGTCTCCTTGAAGAGTGAATACATCTTCACAAACACGACATTCCAAAacctacaaataataaaatataaataaaaataggtactgcatattaaaaaaaaaaaaaaacaaaaatacttaatacaaaatacaatctaTTTGTGTGACTTAAAATACATGATTGCACTTAAAGGTATAAGACGTGTAATGGGCATACAACTAAATAGGCCTGTACTTTTTTAATGGCATACAATTATTAGCATAATAGATATGTCCTAAAACTTATACATTACTaagaaactaataaaataaaataatatcttacgTCTGATTTTTCTGGTATTGATGCTATTCGTCCAAATGACAgtgaattataatcaaatgaaCTACTactcattttaattcattgaataCTTCAATAtgagaattatataaattattataatctattatgtaTCAATACTTAAAGTTCAACttcaaaaaaactgaaaatttagtagtattttagtattataataggtataatagcaatagatattttgtttttaacacgGACTAAGgtgttgtaatataataatcttggTTCGTAGTCTTTCTTTTAAATGCCAATTACCATTTTCCAAtcttaattcaatataatattatacttattataggaatattatgttgataaaGTATTATCATTCATACTCAGCTGTTTGCTTTTTGTGATTACTTACATGTGATATCTTATAGCATGACAAATTGACAAATAATCTTATTTGTCATGTCTTATAGTGACAGAAGTGACAGAACtacaaatataaagtataaataattcctATTgttcgtaaattattattctgaatGCTGTGTTAGATCATAatgatcatattattcatattcatgttaaacttataatataatcaatactgCTGATGAGTaatgacaaatattaatattatattattatattatttcatagctGACTGTGGTATGTGGGAAaactaaacaatttacaaCTGGGgtcaattgataataatataataggtaaactacgtttaagttttaactttttaagttttcaaaaataatatttttaattataaaaaaataataattaacatcgttaattaattgtttaagtatGTAGTACTGTCCAAATagaatttcaaatgtatatgaaaaaaactgttaaaatatttttttaaactttagttttagtacctatataatatttgtgaggaattttgtaaatatttaattttcaaggctttggtatataaattataaacacaaactgaacattttataaataattcatttcaaaataatttttaaattttccgaATTTTCGTGCTTATACAATAATTCAGCTTAATATGTAGTttgaatatgtttaaataactataataacaacttatgagaaactttgcATTAGGTAAATGTTTAAGACAATCAAGACGTCTAATCGATAATCCAAACGACAATCAACCtaactaaacaaattatacaaaaaaagattacaataatttaattatataaaaactagttAGTGCTTTAGAaaggttaaatttaaaaattccaattatttatttttaaaatcaagaaaaacaaacaaaaaattaagaagaaataagaatttttatgcagaatacaattttcaacaaaattgataggtttaggtacctaactattgtttatttttaatgtacttaaCTCGTTAACAAATAATCGtggatacttgaaattttcacaaaatgtttagactatctacttattattgttttttattaactataagattatcaaaatatttggactattttaaagctatttatagacataaaatatttttaaatatttcgctttttttatattaatagtcaattaaaatttttcatcgcgtagaaatttttgaaaattgaatacaataccTATCTCATAAAAGTTTTTCTAACatctctaaaaaaatattaaaaataaatgggtaacattttttaaactaaatgcTAACAGaccgtttttcgtatacttgCGATGTTATATTactgtattcaaatttaatacactcGACATCTATCATCTATGTACAGTAGAGCGGTATCTATTAGTTGAGGCTAGAGAGCCTATATAAGCACAATATAAGCCTATATAGGCTCTCTAATTGAggctatttcaaaaaattatacagatGCTCATTTAAAAGAACTATCAGTAATTCCACTTTCGGGTAacgcaaattatatttatttcaaaaaaaactttttaatctaccaacatttaaaatttattataatgtagtttctaattttttttagaattggcCACATACAACCTTgagttttaaaatgcatttacttcacacataatattatgtaccaaaTCTAAGGCCTAAGCATGTgtgattacatttattttaattacccaTGAAAAGGGTGTTAGAgcgatattttagatatttactatttaaatacaagatACATGATAGCCGCCATTGGAACCTGctgtaaaatattctaatgtataaataaaaattataaaattaccaatgtaaattgaaaaatgtacaattcatGGAGAAAATGAATTTCTTGGAgaaaatattgtgttgtatACTCTTTAAATGGCGATTATTATCAACTTTATACTGCTTACTGCTTATCAATGGACTAATGAGTATTTACGCCAATTATATGCCAATTgctattacaaatttacaatttttacataagttttaggtacttttaatgttttaattttaaattgttaataattttgcatTCTTATATTCtctcaatatttatagttaataattttgtagacACTAGCAACTAGCCTGTAGTTTTCAACTGTACCTATAagaaaattttactaatactGTACAGTGTCTACAGatgtaattttacattttttaaccaaATGAAGAGTTAATGTACATGCAAATTTGTTAACATtgtgtattgttataaaatatattatgttatagttttctgtattagtattttcaattttgtaatacaagtgttaaaagtacaaatacaataattattgattacctTCCATCCTAACGactcataataatttgaatgaagTAATAATACGTCCCAAAATAGTAAGCTGcaaatataagaatttaaaacagctaaaaattatttaaggatattgaagaattatatttaaattgaagtataaTGTCATCCGACTCGGAAAACACTAATCATGCAAGGAAATCTGAGACAGTTTATGATGAATTGGAGAAATTAATTTCTTCCGTGGATGCTGATGAAAAAGAACT from Aphis gossypii isolate Hap1 chromosome 1, ASM2018417v2, whole genome shotgun sequence includes these protein-coding regions:
- the LOC114127983 gene encoding E3 ubiquitin-protein ligase TRIM23-like gives rise to the protein MSSSSFDYNSLSFGRIASIPEKSDVLECRVCEDVFTLQGDKVPRLLYCGHTICHSCLIRLYQQCSSVQCPFDRQITPIGPSGVWGLKKNFALLELLERLQRNNKAEMNINSYFNAEAMEKEKQLHIICDENENHIAVLYCTICCTNLCFYCSEETHSTRTLAKHRRVPLSEKPQERPRCPLHPSHVAEFTCLQDNCHQPSPPLMCFVCKDYGTHKNHKHTLVETEAENIRSKVKSAGPLMRNLMEEMNDTIQRLDQVMIRLEGLDSNGSVDEESNPGTCSLARARVQLYFQHLRETLQVQEAAALSAVDTHVRERLGSLRSLQEDLASSLSQVAVICVQCEQAVRQDDFRVISASADINQALNVIEKHKQMFTELGPEQLQPDPSIPITFTKDNRVHIGPKMEIRVVTLGLDGAGKTSVLFKLKQNEFMTMIPTLGFNVETVDYKNMKFTIWDVGGQPKLRPLWKHYYLNTQAVVFVIDSSDQQRLLESSNELSKLMTEKELKDAALLILANKQDIHGCVSIETITELFGLYKLCCGRSWHIQACDAQSGAGLHDGLDWLARQLVASGVHDLN